The Enterobacter asburiae genomic sequence CCAGGCCACTTCGTTGGGGTTTTCGCTCAGGTGGGTCTGCATCCAGGTATCCGGGAACTCCTCTCTGAGCAGGCTGACCGCGGCAAGCAGCTCGGGGGATGAGGTCGGGGCAAAGCGCGGGGTAATGGCATAGCCCAGCCGTCCCCGGTGGTGCCAGCGCTGGATCAGCGCCCGCGTCTGCCGGTAGCTCTGCTTCGCGTCTTCGCTCAGGTAGTCCGGCGCGTGTCTGTCCATCATCACCTTTCCGGCGATAAGGCGCATGTTCAGGCGCAGGGCTTCGGTAAACAGCGCCTCGACCGATTCCGGATGCAGCGTGCAAAACACCAGCGCGGTGGTGGTGCCGTTGCTCACCAGCTGGTGAATGAAAAATTCGGCGATCTCTTTCGCGTAGGCTTCATCGGAAAACTGGCTCTCCACCGGGAAGGTGTAGGTGGTCAACCACTCCAGCAGCTGTTCGCCAAAGGCGCCGATCATCTCCGTTTGCGGATAATGGACGTGGGTGTCGACAAAACCGGGCAGCAGCAGCCTGCCGCGCAGGTCGGTGTAGCCCTTGTGGGGGTCAAGATACTGCTCGCCCTCCTGCCACGGCATGTGCGCCAGAATTTTCCCGCTCTGTATAAACAGCAGCCCGTCCTCAAGGTAGCGCGCGTGTTGGGCAATCGCGTCTGCGCTGTCGCAGACCTGTGCAATATCAAAAAATGCGCCGCGGATCGCTGTCTGGTAATCCATCATGGTTCCTGCCTTAGTGTTTGCGTAGCGGGGTGATAAGGCGCAGCAAGAACGGTGCCAGAATGAACGGGCCGCAGACACGCTGCGGCCGGAGGAGGGGGTTACTCTTTTTGCGTTGCCACGCGGGAGCTGAACGACGTCGCGCTCGCCGTCTCGCGGTCTTCCCGCGCCAGCCAGCGGTAGGTCACGCCGCCGAGGAAGACGCCGATAAACCAGCTGAAGTTCGCCACCTCATGCAGGGCCGGGATAAAGCTAATCACCAGGCCTACGGCAACGGACGGGATCAGCGCGCCAATGGCTTTCGGGTTAAAGCCGTTGCGGTACCAGTATTTGCCCTTTGGCGTGTCGTCGAACAGATCGTCGACCGACACCTTGCCGCGCTTAATCAGGTAGAAGTCGGCAATCAGAATGCCGAACAGCGGGCCGATGAACGCCCCGAGCACGTCCAGGGTGTAGTGGATAAGCTCCGGCGAGTTGAACAGGTTCCACGGGGTGAGCAGGATCGAGCCGACGGCGGCAATCATGCCCCCGGTGCGGAAGCTGATTTTCTGCGGCGAGCAGTTAGAGAAATCAAACGCCGGGGAGACAAAGTTCGCGACGATGTTGATCCCGATGGTGGCGGTGATCATCGTCAGCAGGCCAATCGCCACGGCCAGATCGTTGCCCACGCGGCTGACGGTTTCGATCGGGTCGGTGATCATGCGGCCAAACAGCGACTGGGTGCCGGAGACAATCACCACGGTGACGATGGAGAACAGCAGGAAGTTAAACGGCAGGCCCCAGCGGTTGCCGCGGCGGATCTCGCCCATGCTTTTGCCGTAGCGGGAGAAGTCGCCAAAGTTGAGCAGCGGGCCGGAGAAGTAAGATACCACCAGCGCGGTCGCGGTGATCATCTGCCAGGTCTGCTCGCCCGCGCTCAGGGATTTGCTGGCGAGAGTGAAGGAAATGCCGTCAAAACCGGTCTTGTATACAATCCAGCCTGCGAGGGCCAGCATCACCACGTAGACCGCCGGACCGGCGATATCAATAAAGCGCTTGATGGCGCTCATGCCGTGCCAGAAAACCATCGCCTGCAGTACCCACATAATGGCAAAGCAGATCCAGCCGAGATGCGACAGGCCCTGGAACGCGTCTGTTGTAAGCGAAGAGAGCGACGGCCAGAACTTCAGCGCCACCAGCATCAGGGCGTTGGCGGCCAGATAGGTCTGAATGCCGTACCACGCGAAGGCAATCAGCCCGCGGATCACCGCCGGAATATTGGCCCCGAAGACGCCAAACGCCTGACGGCTGATCACCGCGTAGGGCACCCCCGCCATCTGGCTCGGTTTAGCCACCAGGTTGGCGCACAATTGCACGATGCAAATCCCCACCAGCAGGCAGAGCAGCACCTGCCAGCTTGCCAGCCCGAGCGTAAAAAAGCTCGCGGCGACAACATAACCCCCCATGCTGTGAACGTCCGACATCCAGAACGAAAAGATGTTGTACCAGCTCCAGTTCTGGTCACGCGTCGGTGCCAGATCCTCATTGCAAAGACGTGGGCTGTAAACCGCACCGGAATCAGCGGCCGTACCCTGCTGCGCGTTTTGACTGTTTGGCATGAAACCTGCTCCTGTGAATGAAAACCCGTTGAGTGGGAGTGCAGACGGT encodes the following:
- the guaD gene encoding guanine deaminase, giving the protein MMDYQTAIRGAFFDIAQVCDSADAIAQHARYLEDGLLFIQSGKILAHMPWQEGEQYLDPHKGYTDLRGRLLLPGFVDTHVHYPQTEMIGAFGEQLLEWLTTYTFPVESQFSDEAYAKEIAEFFIHQLVSNGTTTALVFCTLHPESVEALFTEALRLNMRLIAGKVMMDRHAPDYLSEDAKQSYRQTRALIQRWHHRGRLGYAITPRFAPTSSPELLAAVSLLREEFPDTWMQTHLSENPNEVAWVSDLWPEHERYLDVYHHYGLTGERSVFAHAIHLHHSEWQCLHDTGSAVAFCPTSNLFLGSGLFRLPACWQHSVRMGIGTDVGAGTTFSMLRTLGEAYKVGQLQSYRLRASEAFYHATLGGAHALRLDDKIGNFAPGKEADFVVIDPDVTPLQRLRNRRCQDIYEQLFVLMTLGDERNISETWVNGERVWSTAAVG
- a CDS encoding NCS1 family nucleobase:cation symporter-1, which produces MPNSQNAQQGTAADSGAVYSPRLCNEDLAPTRDQNWSWYNIFSFWMSDVHSMGGYVVAASFFTLGLASWQVLLCLLVGICIVQLCANLVAKPSQMAGVPYAVISRQAFGVFGANIPAVIRGLIAFAWYGIQTYLAANALMLVALKFWPSLSSLTTDAFQGLSHLGWICFAIMWVLQAMVFWHGMSAIKRFIDIAGPAVYVVMLALAGWIVYKTGFDGISFTLASKSLSAGEQTWQMITATALVVSYFSGPLLNFGDFSRYGKSMGEIRRGNRWGLPFNFLLFSIVTVVIVSGTQSLFGRMITDPIETVSRVGNDLAVAIGLLTMITATIGINIVANFVSPAFDFSNCSPQKISFRTGGMIAAVGSILLTPWNLFNSPELIHYTLDVLGAFIGPLFGILIADFYLIKRGKVSVDDLFDDTPKGKYWYRNGFNPKAIGALIPSVAVGLVISFIPALHEVANFSWFIGVFLGGVTYRWLAREDRETASATSFSSRVATQKE